Proteins found in one Pyrus communis chromosome 15, drPyrComm1.1, whole genome shotgun sequence genomic segment:
- the LOC137718063 gene encoding lysophospholipid acyltransferase LPEAT1-like translates to MESELKRLNSKPAKQDRNDGPASKDDRPLLKPDPASSVSAEELQELEKKCAAYVRRDVYGTMGRGELPVKEKVLLGLAMVTLVPILVVLFLICQICTICTLFKVPNRDEQEQEDYEHMRGWRRTVIVQCGRALSRAMLFVFGFYWINEPYRIPSDSEPKQLQGHLRTCTILSAMLILLLRGICFIINLSTEGTTTNGDFLLPFKTGAFLAKAPVLPVILRYPYRRFSPAWVSISGVRHVILLLCQFVNHIEVTRLPVYYPSQEEKDDPKLYASNVRRLMANEGNMTLSDIGLAEKRVYHAALNGNNSRPSVLHQKDD, encoded by the exons atgGAGTCCGAACTCAAACGCCTCAATTCCAAACCGGCCAAGCAGGACCGCAACGACGGTCCGGCGTCCAAGGACGACCGCCCGCTCCTCAAACCCGACCCGGCCTCCTCCGTCTCCGCCGAGGAGCTCCAGGAGCTAGAGAAGAAATGCGCGGCGTACGTGCGACGCGATGTGTACGGCACCATGGGACGCGGTGAATTGCCGGTGAAGGAGAAGGTGCTGCTAGGTCTCGCTATGGTGACTCTGGTTCCGATACTCGTGGTGCTGTTCTTGATTTGCCAGATTTGCACGATTTGCACGCTCTTCAAAGTCCCCAATCGCGACGAGCAGGAGCAGGAGGATTACGAGCACATGCGGGGCTGGCGGCGGACCGTGATTGTCCAGTGCGGCCGCGCCTTATCCAGAGCCATGCTCTTCGTCTTTGGCTTCTATTGGATCAACGAGCCATATCGGATACCATCGGATTCCGAACCCAAACAGCTTCAGGGGCACTTG CGGACGTGCACAATATTGTCAGCGATGCTTATACTACTGTTACGTGGTATTTGTTTTATCATTAATCTTTCTACAGAGGGAACTACTACAAACGGAGACTTTCTTCTGCCATTCAAGACGGGAGCATTCCTGGCAAAAGCTCCAGTTCTTCCGGTGATCCTTAGGTATCCTTACCGCAGATTTAGTCCTGCATGGGTCTCAATATCTGGG gtTCGCCACGTGATACTTCTTCTCTGTCAATTTGTAAATCACATAGAGGTCACAAGGTTACCTGTTTATTACCCCTCACAAGAAGAAAAGGATGATCCAAAACTCTACGCCAGTAATGTCAGAAGATTGATGGCCAATGAG GGCAACATGACTTTATCAGATATTGGACTTGCCGAGAAGCGGGTGTATCATGCTGCTCTTAATGGTAATAATAGCCGTCCTAGTGTTTTGCATCAGAAAGACGATTGA
- the LOC137718062 gene encoding uncharacterized protein translates to MDKNKAGNGGEIILHFLIVDKPFSRFMNERAFKNLFDREKNRGFFEGVADIKCYGAMLFGLISKCFGCVYVQRESKSPNFKGVAGAVAERVKEAHQNKSALPK, encoded by the exons ATGGATAAGAATAAGGCTGGAAACGGTGGGGAGATTATACTACATTTCCTTATTGTTGACAAACCATTTTCCCGGTTCATGAACGAACGTGCATTCAAGAACCTGTTTGATCGTGAAAAGAACCGCGGGTTCTTCGAAGGTGTAGCGGACATCAAGTGTTATGGAGCCATGCTCTTCGGCCTCATCAG CAAGTGCTTCGGTTGTGTCTATGTTCAGCGAGAGTCAAAGTCACCCAACTTCAAGGGAGTTGCAG GTGCTGTGGCTGAAAGAGTTAAAGAAGCACATCAGAATAAATCCGCCCTGCCAAAATGA